The genomic region AAAATTAAACCATAATACCCTATAAATTTCCATACAACAATTAGTGAAATAGAAAACATTGCAAGTTGAGGACTTGTAAACCATGGAATTGTAGTGTTAAATAACCTATAAACAAGTTGATTTAATGGGCCATTTTCCGCAAATAATTTTGAAAACATTATAGAATATGCCACTCCAGATGAAACATTTGCAACCAAAAAAGACAATGCTACAAATGTCTTACCATATTTTAATTTACTTAGTGCTAAAGCAAACAATAATGAAAATATTAACACAATTGGTATGTAATACGTTAAGAAATTCAATACATTAAAAAAGGATTTCCAGAATATTGGATCATATAATATTCTTAAAAAGTTCCGAAATCCTGCAAAGCGCGGGGTTCCAACATATCTCCACCTAGAAAATGCCAAAATTACGAGCCATATAAATGGGTATCCCCAGAATATAGCTGCATAAACCAAATACGTGGAAGATATAAGAAGCCCTTTTCGGGCTTCCCTCTTTCTCATTTTTGTAACCATACAATCACCATATTATTCTATTAATCTTTTTTATAGAATTTTTTACTGCAGTTTCTGCATCTGCTTTAC from Marinitoga aeolica harbors:
- a CDS encoding carbohydrate ABC transporter permease, whose protein sequence is MVTKMRKREARKGLLISSTYLVYAAIFWGYPFIWLVILAFSRWRYVGTPRFAGFRNFLRILYDPIFWKSFFNVLNFLTYYIPIVLIFSLLFALALSKLKYGKTFVALSFLVANVSSGVAYSIMFSKLFAENGPLNQLVYRLFNTTIPWFTSPQLAMFSISLIVVWKFIGYYGLILYAGIISIPKSIYEAAELDGANKYVKFFKITLPLLNPSIVMVLVFAISLSFGIFTEPYMITGGGPMRSTLMPMMVMYTSAFQKLDPTYAATMSIFTAIFSFGIIWITRKLLEREVEIV